In one Neobacillus sp. CF12 genomic region, the following are encoded:
- a CDS encoding DUF6063 family protein — MNAETIKRASAVYFTLLKDKVIDENSEHFQTYFEPEVRQTVLLLADESGTYIIEAPKRIHLVVQPTGSVFATNFTHLKEKHKQVETKKHFHLISVVIMSFLAAIDRSQAAKIRTKREGISFYALERQVNDLMIKWESILKTQPTFGEEERIDMKEVVTTWKYMEVDTDDFGLKKGNRRTRIGLIAGAMRLLETEGLIVILDRDDIARVIPKTELFERIEYLYHDYDRYELFKKLMTTEEDEHAENPSN, encoded by the coding sequence ATGAATGCAGAAACCATCAAAAGAGCGTCAGCTGTCTATTTTACTCTATTAAAAGATAAAGTAATTGACGAAAATAGTGAACACTTCCAGACCTATTTTGAACCGGAAGTAAGACAGACAGTGCTTTTATTAGCAGACGAATCCGGTACATATATCATTGAAGCACCTAAACGTATTCATTTAGTGGTTCAGCCTACTGGTTCGGTCTTTGCCACGAATTTTACCCATTTGAAAGAAAAGCATAAACAAGTGGAAACCAAAAAACACTTTCACCTTATTAGCGTTGTTATTATGTCATTTTTAGCAGCCATTGATCGCAGCCAGGCGGCAAAAATCCGCACGAAGCGGGAAGGGATAAGCTTTTACGCATTAGAACGTCAAGTCAACGACCTTATGATTAAGTGGGAGAGCATTCTAAAAACTCAACCAACCTTCGGGGAAGAAGAACGAATTGATATGAAGGAAGTTGTGACTACATGGAAATACATGGAGGTCGACACAGACGATTTTGGGTTAAAAAAAGGAAATCGACGAACTAGAATCGGTTTAATTGCCGGTGCAATGCGCTTATTAGAGACAGAGGGGCTGATCGTCATTCTAGACCGAGACGATATCGCTAGGGTTATTCCTAAGACTGAGTTATTTGAGCGAATTGAATACTTGTATCACGATTATGACCGTTATGAACTTTTTAAAAAGTTAATGACGACAGAGGAGGATGAGCATGCCGAAAATCCATCGAATTAG